Proteins from a genomic interval of Rubinisphaera italica:
- a CDS encoding phage integrase family protein, translated as MQRFTEFPAGIAAPEKVRVYRRADYFLLQWWEPSEKKNVAERVQGDLLTAIVRARTIDERLTHYRSSCTGTRRLGNQQLIGQYIEDLQQRAAAGEISPATARRYASALEHYRGFVSQPKIEKRWATAASVDRKFVQELRAYLSQLQISPNGHTNTATRPLRSAEYVLDVIRSMYTWAADGQRGNLLPAGFSNPFCGNRTRNHRRAPDLFGEPDITISMACDFLKECDCFQLRLFIPLILFGLRASEPCFIFREDLSSEWLQVVCRPGFDYDTKGLRDKRFPIPELVHTLLATDSDRHCLLFPQRMIFQGNKQPQKSFATVQEFSDDFQTQIQKRNVPSPEQRQRLLKLQIRKAGGINYDQVEHEFHGIQQKLGWPSQATLKDFRHLFSTSLENSGVPLFYRKYLMGQSPGNSPIVGYTHVNELKRQYDLALDRTLAPVVEILSKRMSQLKLTQACC; from the coding sequence ATGCAGAGATTTACTGAGTTCCCAGCCGGGATAGCGGCTCCCGAGAAAGTTCGCGTCTATCGCCGGGCCGATTATTTTTTGCTGCAATGGTGGGAGCCCTCCGAAAAAAAGAACGTGGCTGAACGAGTGCAGGGGGATTTGCTAACGGCGATTGTGCGGGCACGGACCATCGATGAGCGACTTACCCACTATCGGTCTTCCTGTACGGGAACCCGCCGACTGGGAAACCAGCAGTTGATTGGACAGTATATTGAGGATCTCCAGCAGCGAGCCGCCGCTGGAGAAATCAGTCCTGCGACAGCCAGACGCTATGCATCAGCCCTGGAGCACTATCGGGGATTTGTTTCTCAACCAAAAATTGAAAAACGCTGGGCGACAGCAGCCAGTGTCGATCGAAAATTCGTGCAGGAACTGCGAGCCTATCTTTCTCAATTGCAGATTTCACCAAACGGTCACACCAATACTGCTACCCGCCCGCTTCGCTCAGCTGAGTATGTTCTGGATGTGATTCGTTCGATGTATACCTGGGCAGCCGATGGTCAGCGGGGAAACCTGCTGCCGGCTGGGTTCTCCAATCCGTTCTGTGGGAATCGGACACGAAATCATCGTCGGGCTCCCGATCTGTTTGGGGAGCCCGACATTACGATTTCGATGGCCTGCGACTTTCTGAAAGAGTGTGATTGTTTTCAGCTACGATTATTCATTCCCCTGATCCTGTTCGGACTTCGCGCCTCAGAACCCTGCTTCATCTTTCGCGAAGATTTATCTTCTGAATGGCTGCAGGTTGTCTGCCGTCCTGGATTTGATTACGACACCAAGGGTTTACGGGATAAACGCTTTCCCATTCCTGAACTTGTCCATACCTTGCTGGCAACGGATTCGGACAGGCATTGCCTGTTGTTCCCCCAGCGAATGATTTTCCAGGGGAATAAACAGCCCCAAAAAAGTTTTGCCACAGTCCAAGAGTTTTCGGATGACTTTCAAACGCAGATCCAGAAACGGAATGTTCCTTCCCCTGAACAGCGTCAGCGATTGCTCAAATTGCAGATCCGGAAGGCTGGGGGGATCAACTATGATCAGGTTGAGCATGAATTCCATGGAATTCAACAGAAACTGGGCTGGCCCAGTCAGGCCACACTGAAGGACTTTCGGCATCTGTTCAGCACATCCTTGGAGAATTCGGGGGTCCCTCTGTTCTACAGAAAATATCTGATGGGACAATCACCGGGGAATTCTCCGATTGTCGGTTACACGCACGTTAATGAGCTGAAACGACAATACGACCTGGCTCTCGACAGAACACTCGCTCCGGTTGTGGAGATCCTCTCCAAACGGATGTCGCAACTCAAGTTGACTCAGGCATGCTGCTGA